Genomic segment of Kibdelosporangium phytohabitans:
GCGAACAGCGGGTAGAACGCACCGCCGCCGAAGCCGTTGATGAACGCGAAGACCATGAACAGCCACAGGTTCCCGGTGTTGCCCGCGTAGAGCACGCCGAACTGCGCCACAGCGGCCACGAACAGCACGAGGGTCAGGGTCTGCCGCCGCCCGAGTTTGTCCGACAGCCAGCCGCACAGGCCGCGGCCGACACCGTTGACGACAGCGAGCACACCGGCCGACGACGCGACGATGAACGGGCCGAACCCGCTGACCTTGGCGAACGGCACCTGGAAGTTGATGCCGAACAGCGAGACACCGCCGATGATCACCAGGCACACCCACATCAGCGGTAACATGCCGGTCCTGACCGCCTCCATCGGCGTGAACTGCCGTACCGCAGGCGGGTTCTTGGCGAGGGTCTTGTTCTCGCCGCTGTTCCACGTCAACGGGTCGACGCCGGCCGGCCACCAGTTCTTCGGCGGGTCGCGGAACAACAGGCCGGACACGCCCACCACCACGAGCATGTAGAAGCCGACCAGGTCGAGCACGAGCGTGAAGTTGTCCGGGGTGAAGACGTACGAGAAGACGAAGATGAACGGCACTGTGCCGTAAGCGAATCCGCCGTTGACGAACCCCGTGCGGGCGCCGCGCTTGTCCGGGTACCACTTGCCCACCATGTTGATGCAGGTGGCGTACACCAGACCGGCGCCGATCCCGCCGAGCACCGAGTACCCGATGAACGCGAGGACGAGGTTGCCGCTGTGGGCGATGGTGAAGTAGCCGGCGCCGCTGCAGATCGCGCCCGCGACCATCGCCGTGCGGGCCGTGACGATGCCCTTCTCCCTGAGCCTGCCCGCCGGGAAGGCGACGCCCGCCTGGAACACCGCCCAGACGCTGGCCAGCCAGAACGCGTCGTTCAACGACCAGCCGTGCACCTGCTCGAGCGTTTCCTCCGCGGCGCCCCAGCCGTACTCGAAAACACTGACCGCCATCATCGCGAGCCAGGGAAGAAACACCATCCACGCCCGCGAGCGCCCCATCAGGTCCTCTGGCGTCTCACCGACGCGGTACACCCGCCCGTTGGAGTCCGTGATCTGCTTGAAACTGGTCGCCATGCAAGTCTCTCCCCGCCGAATCACTGGAGAATCGGATTGGATTACCGCGCCTGCGACCGCAGGCAGGCGTTTTCAACGCACGCCAAACGCCCGGAACAACGGCGCCACCCGACTCGGCGACACCGCCTCCGACCACGCCCCACTACGGATTGCATACTGAATGGGGTCTATTTCGATAGTGGCCCTGATCACCACGGATGTCCAGGAGTGTTTTCCTGGAATACCGAGCAATGCGTTCAATCACGGAAAACGGGACATATCCGTGTCGCCGAAAGCAGGTTTGTCCGATTGGTCGCGCCGAGGCGTTTTACCAAACGTTGACTCTCCCTTTTGCAATGGAAGACCTACCCCCTTGGTCTGCGGTGGCCGGGAGACCGGACCGACCCACCGCCCACCCAGTGTCGCCGCCACACAGGCCTGCACAGTCGAACGGGCAACGACACCACGACCCCGGAGCATCTTCCGGTTGTCAGCGGCGTCAGCGGGTACACCCTCTTGTAAAGGCGAACGTGATCAAATCGGGCATTTGCGACTAGCAGACGCAAGCCGGACAAGCAATGCCAAGGGTGACAATTTAGTCACTTTGAGTGATGTGACTCGGTACACCGATCCGGATGGCCGTACGGATTGTATGCTGTAGGCAGTCGACCGCAGCGGTCGGCAGGCCACAGCGAGGAGGAGTGAAGGCAAGATGAGCAGGATCCGGGAGATCTTCGAGACTCTCGCCCGCGGTCCGCTGGGCGCATCCGCGGACGGCGGCACGATGGGCGTGGGCCTCATGGCCGCCATGGCGCGGGCCGAGCGGGGTCTCTCCGAGGAGGTCGAGACTTACCTGCGTGGCAGCAACGACACCGAAAAGGCAGACGCCGAGACGCACTGACGTCTCGGGCATCCGCCTCTTCGACCGGCCGCGGGTACCGAAGCCCCTGTCACAGGACGAGGACACCGATACCCGCCCTGGCCTTCAGGGTCAGTCAGCCTCCGCCGTTGACGGTCACCGATTCCGGCTCCGTTGGTTGCTTCGGGTCGCGCCGAACCTTGATCAAGCTCGCCACCGTCGTCACTGCCAGTGTGCCGAGGATGATGCCGAGCGAGACCAGGATGGGAATCTCCGGCGCCCAGCTCACACCGTCATGGTGCAACGCCTCGAACACGAGCTTCACGCCGATGAAGGCCAGCACGACCGACAGCCCCTTGCTGAGGTAGACGAGCTTGTCCAGCAAGCCGCCGATCAGGAAGTACAGCTGCCGAAGCCCCATCAGCGCGAACGCGTTCGCGGTGAACACCAGGTAGGGCTCCTTGGTGAGGCCGAAGATCGCCGGGATGGAGTCGAGCGCGAACAACAGGTCCGTCGTACCGATCGCGATCATCACGATCAGCATCGGCGTGACGACCTTGCGCCCGTCTACCCGCGTGGTGATCCGCGCCCCGTCGTAGGAGTCCGTGGCAGGCAGGAACCTCTTGGCAACACGGAGAACCACGTTCTCTTTGAACTCGTCCTCGTCGTCGTCCTGGTGGCGCACGAGCTTCCAGGCCGTGTAGATGAGGAACGCACCGAAGATGTAGAACAGCCAGTCGAACCGGGAGACGGCCTGCGCACCCACCGCGATGAAGAGACCCCTCATCAGCAGTGCCAGGACTATCCCGATCGACAGCACCTTCTGCTGGAACTGCTTCGGTACGGCGAACGCTCCCATGATGATGATGAACACGAACAGGTTGTCCACCGAGAGCGAGTACTCGGTGACCCAGCCCGCGAAGAACTCACCACCGCGTTTCCCACCGGCGAACAGGGTCACGCCGAGTCCGAAGAGGATGGCCAGGCCCACGTACGCCGAGACCCACAGTGCGCACTCCCGCATCGAGGGTTTCCGCGGATTGCGCGACACCAGGTAGAAGTCGAACATGATCATTGCGGACAGGCCGGCCACAGTGACCAGCCAAACCCAGGTGGGGATGTTCATCATCGTGACTTGCTCGCCTCCCGCCTGCGGTTACGGGCCTCTCGCGCCTCCCACATGACACGCGCATGTGCGGCGTAGCGATCATAGACCCGCGCCGCCGCGGGATTGTGGCCGGACATCCGGTGCCACCAGCGGGGCGCCAGGCGTTCGTGCGTCCAGAGGAACCCGATCGCGAATCCCGCGCTGACGATCCCCTGGTATGCGACGAAACCGAGGACATCGGGCGGGATGCCGGGCGTACCGGTCAGCACCAGGCGGGTCAGCACCTCCTGCAACAGGCGTGCGAGGGGGAAACCGACCAGCCAGAACGAGCAGGCGGGCGCGAAACCGCCCAACCGCACCTTGCCGGCAGCGAGCAACATGCTGTAGGCGGCGCCCAGCACACCGAGCGGCAACGCGAGCGCCAACGCCGCCACCATCGCCCAGCCGATCGGCTGGCCGACGATCAGGGCCATCAGGCCCGCGACAGTGCCCGCCACGAAACCCACGGCGAAACCGGGCAGACCCACTTCCATCCACTCGCGCGCAGCGGCTGTGACGATTCTCTCCATCAGCCCACTACCACCCCGAAGCGGAACAACGAGTAGAACAGCATGCCGAGGTAGAACACCGCACCGAAGCCGATGACGGCGTTGCTCCACCACTTCGGCCTGATCGGTTTCGGCAGCATCTTGTTGTTCACCAGCAACAGGACCACGCAGTACGAGCCCATCGCGAACGTGGACAGGAACGCCAGGATGTCCAGCACCGACTCGGGTCCGTCAGCGGGCCCGAACAGCAGGACCATGATACCGAACATGATCACACCCCACAGGAAACCCGCGTAGAGGTGTGACATCTTGAACCGCTTGGCGCCCTTGACGAAGAAGTACGTCATGTCCGCCTGGCCGCGGGAGAACGAGTCGAACAGGCCCAGTGTGGCGTTCAGGCCGATCAACGCGATGAAGCCGAAGAACAGCCCACCGAGCACCGGCCCGCCTGCCTGGGCGAACGCGTCCGACATCGCCGACAGCGCGGCGTCGCGGTCACCGCCCTCGATCAGGGTCTTGACATCAGGGTTGGCCCGCGCGGCCGACTGGGCGAGCACGGTGAACGAGATCGTCACCAGCATCGTGATGCCCCAGAACAACAACAGGGCGTCGAACGTGACCCAGCGGCGCCACCCGCGCCACTTCCGCATCTCGTCCGGGTCGTCCGTGTCGAACATGAACCCGCGGTTGGGCATCTCCTCTTCCTCGCCCGCGTGCCGCAGTCCCCGCAGTTTCGGGATGTGCGAACCCATCCCGGCGCCGCTGTCGCGAAGATGCAGCGTGTACCACATCTGCTGCATCCCGGACGGTCCGGCGAACGCGATCGCGCCGACCACGATCGGGAACCACTGGTCGGTCATCGCACCGGACGGGAAGTAGCCGAACGAGAACATGCCGCCGATGGTCGACGCCAGGTCCGACCAGTTGCCGACCATCGACGCGATCACGGCCGTGCCGACGACCAGCAGGCCGATCAGGATCGCGAGCACGTTCTCCAGCAGGTTGTAGATCACCCTGGCGAGGCTGAACAGAATTCCCACCAGGACAAGGGCGACGCAGGCGGTCACCACCCACGGTATGCCCGTGATCTCCTCGAACGCCGCCGCTCCGGCGGACAGGTGCCCTGGCCAGATGTAGACCAGGATCGCCACGACGAAGAAGAACCACATGATCGGTTTGAACACGCGCGCGGCACCCGTGAAGATGCTCTCGCCGGTGGCCATCGCGTAGCGGGCCATCTCCAGCATGACGACGGCCTGCAGCGTCACACCGATCAGGAACAACCACCTGATCTCGGGACCGAAGACCAGCACGAGCCTCGGCCACATGTAGGACTCGCCCATCCCGACACCGAGCGCGACCAGGAACACCGTCGGTCCCAACAGGTGGATCGACGGAGGTGCCTCGGGCAGGGTGCGGATGGGCATGGGATCGAGCCGACCGGCCCGCCACACTCTCTCCTCGCCGGCGACTAAGTTCGGCCCGGCTGCCGGGGTTTTCGAGGTCTCCATCTCAGACCCCTCTCCTTTGAGGAATATCGATGCACTCCCGGTGGAACCCCCGTTTTCCTCGTGAGTGGTTAGTCCGGTTCTAACCGGACCAACCACTCACGAAGTCTCTTGTGCTACAGCAGGCCCGCTGATCTGGCCCACCGGTACTTCGCGCCCAGCACGGCCACCGGCTTCTCGGTGGTGTACGGGTACGCCACGATGCTCCTGTCGTAGAGATATTCGCAAGCGCGTTCGACCTCGACGTCACCGGCGAGCGACGCGACCACGGGCTTGTCGATGCCCTTAGCCCTCGCCTCCGCCACGACCCGCGCGGTCAACTCGGCGAACACCATGGGGGGCGTGACGATGGTGTGCCAGTAGCCGAGGATCAACGCGTGGATCCGGAGGTCCTCCAGTCCGAGCCGGATGGTGGCCTCGTAGGTGGAGGGTGGTTCACCGCCGGTGATGTCGATCGGGTTGCCCGCCGCGCCGAACGGCGGGATGAACCTGCGGAACGCCTCGTCGAGATCCGGTGGGATGTCCATCAGGGACAGTCCCTCCGCGACGACGGCGTCGGAGAGCAGCACGCCGGAACCACCGGCGCCCGTGATGATCACGACGTTCTCGCCCCGCGGCGCGGGCAGGAGCGGCACGCCGCGGGCGAACTCGAGCATCTCGTTGAGACCGGGCGCCCTGATCACGCCTGCCTGCTTGAGCACGTCGTCGTAGACCTTGTCGTTGCCGGCCAGCGCGCCGGTGTGCGAGCTGGCGGCACGCGCGCCCATGTCGGTACGACCGGCCTTGAGCACGATGACCGGCTTCTTCTTCGTCATCCGCCTGGCCGCGCCGACGAACGCCCTGCCGTCCTTGAGGTCTTCCAGGTGCATGGCTACGACGTTGGTGTTGTCGTCCTGTTCGAAGTACGTCAGCAGGTCGTCCTCGTCCACATCGGACTTGTTGCCCAGCCCGACGATCGCGGACACGCCCATCTTCGTCGACCGGGCGAACCCGAGGATCGCCATGCCGATGCCGCCGCTCTGTGACGTCAGCGCGACGCCGCCCTGCACGTCGTACGGCGTGCAGAACGTGGCGCACAGGTTCTGCGGCGTGTAGTAGTAGCCGTAGATGTTCGGGCCGAGCATCCGGATGCCGCGGCGCCTGGCGATCTCGACGATCTCGTCCTGCAGCTCGTGGTTGCCGGTCTCGGCGAAGCCGGACGGGATCAGCACCGCTGCCGGGATTCCCCTGTCGCCGCACTCCTCCAGCGCGCCGGGCACGAACTTGGCCGGGATGGCGAACACCGCGACGTCGACGTCACCGGGGATGTCCTTCACCGACGCGTAGGCCTTGCGGCCCATGATCTCGTCGGCCTTCGGGTTGATCGGGTGGATCTGCCCGGCGTAGCCGCCGTTGATCAGGTTCCTCATCACCGAGTTGCCGATTTTGCCGTCCTGCTCGGACGCTCCGATCACCGCGACCGCCGCCGGGTTCATCAGCTTGGTCATCACCCGCAGGATCTCGTCGTGCGGGATCTGCGGCTTCTCGGCCACGGCACCGCTCTGCAGGATGATCCGCACGTCCGCGGCGACCGCGCCGTCCTTGGCCGCGAACACCGGGTTCAGGTCGAACTCGGCGATCTCCGGGAAGTCCGCGACCAGTTCGGACACCCGGCGGATCACGTCGGCGAGCGTGTCGGCGTCGACCGGGTCCGCGCCGCGGGCGCCCTTGAGGACCTCGGCGGCGGCGATCCCGTCCAGCATGGACACCGCTTCGGCCTGGGTGACCGGCGCGAGCCGGAACGTGACGTCCTTGAGCACCTCGACGAGCACACCACCGAGCCCGAACGCGACGACCTTGCCGAACGTGGGGTCGGTAGTGGCGCCGATGATGACCTCTTGTCCGCCGCCGACCATCTGCTGGACCTGCACGCCGTCGATCTGTGCGTCGGCCATGTACGCCTTGGCGTTGGCGATGATCTTCTCGAACCCGGCGCGCGCCGCGTCCGCATCGGGCACTCCGACGAGAACGCCGCCCGCCTCGGTCTTGTGCAGGATGTCCGGGGACACGATCTTCAGCACGACCGGGAAGCCGATCTTCCCGGCCAGCGCGACCGCTTCGTCAGCGGTGGCGGCCAATCCCTCGCCGGGTGTCGGGATGCCGTAGGCGTCGCACACGCGCTTGCCCTCCGGCGCGGTCAGCGCGTCCCGGCCCTCGGCCCGCACCTTGTCCAGGATCTCCCGGACAGTCTGGCCATCGTAAGTCATGGGATCAGATCACTCCGTTCGCGGAGAGCTCGGCCAGCTCCTCCTCGGCGACGCCGAGTTCCTCGACGTAGATGTCCTTGTTGTGCTCGCCGAGCAACGGTGGGCGCTCGACCTGCGCGGGTGAGTCGGAGAGCTTGATGGGCATGCCGACCGTGGTGAACCGGCCGCGCTGCGGGTGCTCGACGTCCACGACCATGTCGTTGGCGCGCAACGACTCGTCGGTGATGATCTCCTTGGTGGACAGGATCGGTCCGCAGGGGATGTTGTGCTTGTTCAGCGTCGCCAGCACGTCCCACTTGCTGTGGTTGATCGACCACTCCTCGATCAGCTGGAACATCTTGTCCAGCTTGTTCAACCGTGCTTCCGGTGTGGCCCACTCGGGGTCGTCGACCAGCTCGGGGCGGCCGATCAGCTGCGTGATCGGCTCCCAGCCGACGGGCTGGACGATCACGTAGACGTAGTCGTTCGGCCCGCCGGGCGCGCACCGCACGGCCCATCCCGGCTGTCCCCCGCCGGACGCGTTGCCGGAACGGGGAACCGTGTCGCCGAACTCCTTGTTCGGGTATTCCTTGAGCGGTCCGTGCGCCAGGCGCTGCTGGTCACGGAGCTTCACACGGGCGAGGTTGAGCACCGCGTGCTGCATCGCGACCGTCACGCGCTGGCCACGGCCGGATTGTTCACGCTGGTACAGCGCGGCGAGAATGCCTGCCACGGCGTGCATGCCGGTACCGGAGTCGCCGATCTGCGCGCCCGTGGCGAGCGGCGGGCCCTCTTCGAAACCGGTGGTGCTCATCGAGCCGCCCATGGCCTGCGCCACGACTTCGTACGCCTTGTAGTGCGTGTACGGGCCTTCGCCGAAACCCTTGATGGACGCGTAGATCAGGCGCGGGTTGAGCTCCTGCAGCTTCTCCCACGGGAAGCCCATCCGGTCGACCGCGCCGGGGCCGAAGTTCTCCACCATGATGTCGAACTTGCCGATCATCCGGGTGAAGAGCTCCTTTCCCCTGTCGCTCTTCATGTTCAGCGTGATGCTGCGCTTGTTGCAGTTGAGCATCGTGAAGTACAGGGAGTCCGCGTCCGGCAGGTCACGCAGCTGCTTGCGGGTGATGTCGCCGGTCGGTGACTCCACCTTGACCACGTCCGCGCCCAGCCACGCCAGGATCTGGGTGGCGGAGGGCCCGGACTGGACGTGGGTGAAGTCCAGGACGCGAACGCCGTCGAGTGCCTTGGCCATGACAGTGCCCTCCTACTTGTACATGGTCTGGTTCATCGTGCCCGGCGCGTAGACCTCGGGATCGACCCAGACGTTGATCAGCGACGGCAGGCCCGACTCGCGCGCACGCAGCAGCGCGGGGCCGATGTCCTCGGGGTGACGGACTTCCTCGCCGTAGCCGCCGAGCATCTTGGCGAACTCGTCGTAGCGGACGTCGCCGAGCGTGTTGCCCACCCGGCCGCGGTCGGCGCCGTACTTGGCGATCTGGCCGTAGCGGATCTGGTTCATCGACGAGTTGTTGCCGACGATGCCGACGAACGGCAGGTTGTAGCGCACGAGCGTCTCGAAGTCCCAGCCGGTCAGCGAGAACGCGCCGTCACCGAACAGCGCGACGACTTCCTTGTCCGGCCGGGCGTACTTCGCCGCCATCACGAACGGGATGCCGACGCCGAGCGTGCCGAGCGGCCCGGGGTCCATCCAGTGGCCGGGCGACTTGGGCTGCACGACCTGGCCGGAGAACGTGACGATGTCGCCGCCGTCGCCGATGTAGATGGAGTCCTCGGTGAGGAACTCGTTGATCTCGTGCACCAGGCGGTACGGGTCGATCGGGCTGGCGTCGGAATGCTGGCGCGGCAAGCGCTTCTGGTACGTCGCGTCCTCGACGCCCCGCAGCTCATCCAGCCACGCCTTGCGGTTGTTGGAACTGGGCGCGCTGATGCGGCCGGACGCGGCCTGGGTGACCGCGGCGAGCACGGCGCCCGCGTCACCGACGATGCCGAGGTCGATGTCGCGGTTCTTGCCGACCGTGCGGTAGTCCAGGTCGATCTGCACGACCGTGGCGCTGGGCGACAAGCGCTTGCCGTAGCCCATCCGGAAGTCGAACGGGCTGCCGACGATGATGATCAGGTCGGCGTTCCGGAACGCGTAGCGGCGGGCCAGCTGCAGGTGGTGCGGGTCGCCCGGGGGCAGCGTGCCGCGGCCAGAGCCGTTCATGAACGCGGGGATGTCGAGCGTGCGGACGAAGTCGACCGCGTCGTCGCTGCCCCGCGTGGTCCAGACCTGGCTGCCGAGCAGCACACAGGGCTTCTCGGAGTGCGCGATCAGGTCGGCGAGGCGCTCGATGTCGGCCGGGTCGCCGATCGAGCGGGTCGACGCGCGGTAGCGTCCGCCTTCGGGGATCCGCGCCCTGGACACGGGTACCTTCGCGTCCAGGATGTCGCGTGGGATCTCCAGGAACGACGGGCCTGGGGCGCCGGCGAAACACTCGCGGAACGCCATCGACACCAGGTCCGCGACGCGCTCGGTGTGCGGCACGGTCGCGGCGAACTTGGTGATCGGGTTCATCATGTCGACGTGCGGCAGGTCCTGCAGCGAGCCCATCTTGTGCTGGCTCAGCGCTCCCTGGCCGCCGATCAGCAGCATCGGGCTCTCCGCGCGCAACGCGTTGGCCACGCCGGTGACCGCGTCGGTCGTGCCCGGTCCGGCGGTGACGACCGCGCAGCCGGGTTTGCCGGTGATCCGGGCGTATCCGTCAGCCGCGTGTGCCGCCACTTGCTCGTGGCGGACGTCGACCACTTCGATGCCCTCGTCGACGCAGCCGTCGTAGATGTCGATGATGTGGCCGCCGCAGAGCGTGAAGATCACGTCGACACCCTCGGCTTTGAGTGCCTTGGCCACGAGGTGACCGCCGGAGATCACCTCGGGCTCGGCGGCACCGTTGGTTGCCTCGATGCTCGCGTTCTCGGGCACCGCCTGCGCCGTTCGCGCCATCTGTGGTCATCTCCTCGAGTCGCATACTGCATACCGTATGTACTTCATAGTGGACCTCGGCCGGGTCACTTGTCCAGAGTCCTTAGTCGGCCCAGTCCGGGCCGCGCCACTGTTCGACCACTGTGGACACACGAGATGCCGCCTCGGACAAGGGCATTCCCTGTCCGACAGCGATTCCGAGCAGGTAACAGGCCAGCGGCGCGGCCATCCCGCCGACGTCCCGCGCGACACAGCGCGCCAGCGACACCAGTGTCCGTTTGTCCAATTCGTCCGGGCCCACACCCAGTTCGACGGCCACCAGCCGCGCCCACTCGTCGAGGACGCGCGCGTTCGTAGAAGTGAACCTCATGTCCGCCGCCCCTTCCGCAGTCGTCGTCGACTCGCGTCCAGCCGCTCGGTCACCCCCCGGGCGTCCAGCAGTTCCAGCAGTGGAACAGCGACCCGTCTGCTCGTCCGCAGCGCCGTGCGGACCTGGGCGACGGTGAACGTCTCCGGCAGTTCGGTCAGCACCGCTTCGGCCAGATCGATCGCGTCCGGCCGCAGGTACACGCCACCGGCGAGCCGGATCAACATTCCCCTTGCCACCGCGGTGTTCAAGCGTTTGACGGCAAGTCCCAGCTCAGCCAGCCGCGGTTGTTCCGGCGCGGCGAAGGGGTCCAGAGCGAGGTCTTCGACCAACCGCTCCAACGCGTCCCTCGGCCCGAGCACGAGGCGCCCGCCGAGCATCCGCACACCCAGCCCACGCGACGCCCGTGCCAACGGCTCGACCAGACGCCGGTCCGGCAGCCCGATCTCCTGCGCGGCAACGAGTTTCGGCATGGCCGGGTCTTCGGGGTGCCGTGCGGCGTACTCGCGGACGGCGTCGAGCAGGGACTGGCGCAGCTTCTGGAAACGGTTGGGGTCGAACAGCCACTCCCCCACGACGGGTGCGCGGGGCACCGTGCAGCCCATGGCGATCAGGTCGTTCCGCCGGACCATTCCCCGCCTGCGCAGTTCCGCCATGCCGTCTGTGCTGACCTCCCGTTTGGACAGTTCGACGGCTCGTTCGGCCAGTCCGCCGGACAGCCGCGGATCCGGAGGCAGGATGTCGAGGACGGTGACGCCCGCGACGACGACGCGTTTTCGCGGATCGTGCAGCAACCCGGAGTCGCCGATCCGCAGCGGCAGCGGCGACCGCAGGGTCAGCCGGGCCACGCCGGGCCCCAAATGCCGGACACGCGCGGGAATCGCGGCCGAGCCGACGTGCAGGACCAGTTCCCGCGCGGGCATCCCGGACTTGTCCAGCGTCCTGAGCCGCACGTCGACGACGGAGACGAACCGCCAGCTGTTCACCGCGACCAGCGCCTGTCCCCTGCGCATCCGGCGCGGGTTGATCCCGTCGACCTTCAGCGCGACCCGTCCCGCCGCGGCCACCGCCGTGGCGGGACGGCCGAGGGACTCCATCGACTCGACGCGGACGCGTCGACCTGTCGGCGCCACAACCAGTTCGTCGCCGGTGTGCACCGTCCCGGCGGACAGCGTGCCGGTCACCAGCGGCCCGTCGGCGTCGTCGACCCACAACCGCAGCGTGGCAGCGGGATCCGGCGGCGGGATGAGATCCACCAGCCGGTCGAGCGCCTCGCGCAGCCGCGGAATCCCTTCCCCGGTCAGGCTGCTGACCACGACGGGTTCCGCCTCGGCGAGGCTGGTTCCCGCCAGGTGCGCGCGGGCCCGGCGCAACGCGGGCAACGGGTCGGCGAGGTCGCTGCGGGTGATCACGAGCAGGCCCCGGCGGATTCCCAGCGCGTGCAGCGCCGCCAGATGCTCGCCGGACTGCGGCATCCAGCCCGCGTCCGCGGCGACCACGAGCAGCACGGCGGACACCGGGCAGATCCCGGCGAGGGTCCGGGCCGCGGGCAGGTCGGCCAGCTCGACCACGCGCCCGGACGGCAGTTCAGTCCACGCCGAACCGAACTCGGGTGCCATCCCGGTGAGCCGGTGCACCAGCGTCGACTTTCCGTGGTCGGCATGGCCGGCCGTGGCTATCAGCTGCACTCATCTCGCCTCGCACCAGGCATGGGACATGCCTCCTCGACGCCGTTGACCGAAGATTTTCATACGGTATACTGAATACACTATCGACGCAAGAACGGAGCCGCCCGTGAGAGTCGCTGTTCTTGGCGCCGGTGCTATCGGCGCGTATGTCGGAGCCGGACTCCATCGTGCTGGAGTCGAGGTTCACCTGATCGCCCGTGGAGCCCATCTGCGAGCGATCAGGACATCGGGTCTCAAAGTACTGTCTGCGCGAGGGGACTTCGAGGTCCATCCGTACGCCACCGACAACCCGGAGGAGGTCGGGCCGGTCGATCACGTCTTTCTCGGCCTCAAAGCCAATCAGTACGCCGCAGCCGGGCCCATGGTCAAGCCCCTGCTGCACGACACGACGACATTGATAACCGCGCAGAACGGCATCCCCTACTGGTACTTCCACGGGCTGCCCGGTCCACTGCGCGACCGCCGGATCGAGAGCGTCGATCCGGGCGGCACGGTGAGCCGGGCGCTCCCGGTCCGGCGGGCCGTCGGCTGCGTGGTCTACGCGGCCACCGAGATCGAACAGCCGGGGGTGATCCGCCACCTGGAGGGCACCCGGTTCTCGATCGGCGAGCCGGACGGCACGACGTCCGTGCGCTGCAAGGAGTTCTCCGCCGCGATGGTCGCGGGCGGGCTGAAG
This window contains:
- a CDS encoding thiamine pyrophosphate-binding protein gives rise to the protein MARTAQAVPENASIEATNGAAEPEVISGGHLVAKALKAEGVDVIFTLCGGHIIDIYDGCVDEGIEVVDVRHEQVAAHAADGYARITGKPGCAVVTAGPGTTDAVTGVANALRAESPMLLIGGQGALSQHKMGSLQDLPHVDMMNPITKFAATVPHTERVADLVSMAFRECFAGAPGPSFLEIPRDILDAKVPVSRARIPEGGRYRASTRSIGDPADIERLADLIAHSEKPCVLLGSQVWTTRGSDDAVDFVRTLDIPAFMNGSGRGTLPPGDPHHLQLARRYAFRNADLIIIVGSPFDFRMGYGKRLSPSATVVQIDLDYRTVGKNRDIDLGIVGDAGAVLAAVTQAASGRISAPSSNNRKAWLDELRGVEDATYQKRLPRQHSDASPIDPYRLVHEINEFLTEDSIYIGDGGDIVTFSGQVVQPKSPGHWMDPGPLGTLGVGIPFVMAAKYARPDKEVVALFGDGAFSLTGWDFETLVRYNLPFVGIVGNNSSMNQIRYGQIAKYGADRGRVGNTLGDVRYDEFAKMLGGYGEEVRHPEDIGPALLRARESGLPSLINVWVDPEVYAPGTMNQTMYK
- a CDS encoding DUF6457 domain-containing protein; its protein translation is MRFTSTNARVLDEWARLVAVELGVGPDELDKRTLVSLARCVARDVGGMAAPLACYLLGIAVGQGMPLSEAASRVSTVVEQWRGPDWAD
- a CDS encoding SelB C-terminal domain-containing protein; this encodes MQLIATAGHADHGKSTLVHRLTGMAPEFGSAWTELPSGRVVELADLPAARTLAGICPVSAVLLVVAADAGWMPQSGEHLAALHALGIRRGLLVITRSDLADPLPALRRARAHLAGTSLAEAEPVVVSSLTGEGIPRLREALDRLVDLIPPPDPAATLRLWVDDADGPLVTGTLSAGTVHTGDELVVAPTGRRVRVESMESLGRPATAVAAAGRVALKVDGINPRRMRRGQALVAVNSWRFVSVVDVRLRTLDKSGMPARELVLHVGSAAIPARVRHLGPGVARLTLRSPLPLRIGDSGLLHDPRKRVVVAGVTVLDILPPDPRLSGGLAERAVELSKREVSTDGMAELRRRGMVRRNDLIAMGCTVPRAPVVGEWLFDPNRFQKLRQSLLDAVREYAARHPEDPAMPKLVAAQEIGLPDRRLVEPLARASRGLGVRMLGGRLVLGPRDALERLVEDLALDPFAAPEQPRLAELGLAVKRLNTAVARGMLIRLAGGVYLRPDAIDLAEAVLTELPETFTVAQVRTALRTSRRVAVPLLELLDARGVTERLDASRRRLRKGRRT
- a CDS encoding 2-dehydropantoate 2-reductase; this translates as MRVAVLGAGAIGAYVGAGLHRAGVEVHLIARGAHLRAIRTSGLKVLSARGDFEVHPYATDNPEEVGPVDHVFLGLKANQYAAAGPMVKPLLHDTTTLITAQNGIPYWYFHGLPGPLRDRRIESVDPGGTVSRALPVRRAVGCVVYAATEIEQPGVIRHLEGTRFSIGEPDGTTSVRCKEFSAAMVAGGLKCPIEPDLRDDIWIKLMGNIAFNPISALSRATMASICRHREARELVVRMMTETLEVASALGCTPRISIERRLAGAERAGEHKTSTLQDLEKGKPLELDVIVKAVVELADLADVQVPTLRAIGAVADLLNEQLTAA